The proteins below come from a single Paramormyrops kingsleyae isolate MSU_618 chromosome 25, PKINGS_0.4, whole genome shotgun sequence genomic window:
- the LOC140583095 gene encoding uncharacterized protein isoform X2 — protein MKQSRNVVLASKLLKKLAGDSSADSAEEGPSCSARGAARDAALASNQQMDVQAAFDQLLRTHPVTLDGDIPDKTARSQTSGRFQRQLYDRWLKAQMRMRVRHVLSHFGRRQPTESRVDAWIRNQGWKSNVPSAASVLKDWRPVGSVDTAMDSSHIQELIHNQKWKGLVVMDIAGKGKGVCATRQFQAGEVVCDYHGPVVTATEGQRIHSSTKEEESGYMFFFRNSHKSECACHPGIQPFGRLINHSHKKANLRPRLYTVKNPTSKKFEYLKSVS, from the exons atgaagcagtcgcggaatgtggtgctggccagtaagctgctgaagaagctggcaggtgactcaag cgctgactccgcagaggaaggacccagctgttctgcccgtggtgccgcacgggatgctgctctggcatccaaccaacagatggatgtccaggcagcgttcgatcagctccttcggacccaccccgtgaccctggatggcgacatcccagacaagacagcacgctcgcagacgtcgggccggtttcagcggcagctctatgatcgctggctgaaggcccagatgaggatgcgcgtacggcatgtcttgt cacactttggcagacggcagcccaccgagtcccgggtcgacgcttggatcaggaaccaaggctggaaaagtaacgttcccagcgcggccagcgttctgaaggactggagaccagtgggttcggtggacactgccatggactctagccacatccaggagctcatccacaaccagaagtggaagggacttgtggtgatggacattgcggggaaggggaagggagtctgcgccacccggcagttccaggctggtgaggtggtgtgtgactaccacgggccggtagtcacagccactgagggccagcggattcactcatcgacgaaggaagaagaatctggctacatgttcttcttccggaacagccataagtctgagtgtgcctgtcacccgggcatacagccttttggccggctgattaatcattcccataagaaggccaacctccggccaagactgtacactgtaaaaaatccAACTTCCAAAAAGTTTGAATATCTTAAATCTGTTAGTTAA